The DNA region ACCCATTTAGGGGGTCTGCATGGACAAATGTGATTTTGGGAGCGCGGGCCAAGGAAATACATCTCTGTGGAGAAGTTTCTGCTGTGCCGCTAGTGGAAAAGCTCGTCGCCATGACTGGAGATGATATTGAGATTAACAATTACAACCGTCTTGGGAAGCTTGCTGTGGACAGTGAAGCTATTTCGCTAGACGAGGTCCAGCGTGGAGATTGTATAGTTGCATTCAGCAAGAAGCAGATCTTGACGATCAAGGCTCAGATCGAACGTGACACCAATCTCAAATGTGCTGTTATATACGGAGCCCTTCCCCCAGAGACGCGATCCCAAGAGGCCAGGATGTTCAACGATGGAGAGTACGACGTTGTTGTTGCCTCAGATGCCATTGGAATGGGGCTGAACCTGAAAATCAACCGTGTGGTGTTCACCACActggaaaaatacgatGGACGAAGAATGACAGCATTATCCAATTCGAGTATCAAACAGATTGGTGGCCGTGCAGGAAGGTTTGGAATTGGAGAAGGCGTGGGTCATATCACTGCTCTAACAGAAGCGGACCTCAACAAGATACGAGTGGTGATGCAGGCACCTATCGAATATCTCGACAAAGCTGTTCTTTGGCCGTCAGACCCGCAGTGGATGCACTATTATTCCATGTTCCCCAAGAACACGAAACTGATAACCATGTTTCGTAAGTTTGAGGCCGACTTGGACAAGAGCATGCGCACCAATCCTAAAGAATCGATCTTTCGCATACAGCATATGGATGACCAGATGTCCATGGCCAAATTCATCAATGAACGCCATTTGGAAGACGATTTTGCCATTTCTGATCAGCTGCGTTTCatttcttgtccttcagTTCTGAAACTAAAAGATTCACCAATGCACGCTATCCTTACCGACGTCTTCCAAAACTACATGATCACAGTTGCTCAGAGACTAAAGCGCTCTGTCTTTGACTACAAGTCAATGCCATTGTACTTGACCACAACGAGCCATTTATCTTTGGACCCAGCAAAGCCTAAGCTCCACAAGAATTTCACAAAGTCGTTTGGGGTGGAAGCTGTGCCCGAGCGCAtgaagagaaaaattgaaaacgcAGCCAGACGCACTAAAGAGAATCCTTTTATCGGCAAGAGGACCTACATTGGTGATTTCAACCCTATAGAGGATAGACTGATGAGACTCGAGCAATTTCACAGGTTACTGACCGCTTATTTGTGGCTTACGTATCGATTCCCACAAAACTTTGTTCACCTCGAGCTGGCTACGAAGCTGGTTGTTCTGGTTGAGACAAAAATTTCAGAAATGTTGATGAATGTCagttttgcaaaacagaTGCAGGAAAGGTGGCGTGTGCGTTAAATGTACATAGAAGTCACAAAAGCCATGCGCTCTGCTCTTTATCAGCACTTTTGACTAGCGGCTCTTCGATactgttgattttgatatCACTGCACAGACAGCACTTAGCAGACAATAACTGGTCTATCTCCTGTTTAAGCTCCTCCATCATTGGTTTGTTACCCTTTGCTGCTAAAAGCCTTTTTTGCAGCTTGTAAATAGCATTTTTAGATTTATAATCAGTGGACTCCAATATTTCTCTCACTAAGCAATCTTGGTGGAACGAATGTAGACATGGGAACACAATGAATTTCCGAATAACAAGGATCTTGCCACAAAGACCACACGACTCGTTTGGCTCAATGATCTGGAATCTATCTTGCTGGAATTCTTCCATCTTGCGACtgattttttctgattGGTGTAGCGATGCCGTCATTTCTGTTGATAGATTCTCCATATCATTTGAAAGCGACTCCAGAGAGCGCACtatctcgtccttgaagTCGTCAATGATCACGAAGTCAGGGAATAAAGGAAGCAGGTCTTTCATCGTCAAAAGATCGCATTTCTTCATCAGGTAGCTCAGCAAATTGCGGATCTTATTGCCCTCCCCAAGTTCCAAAGCCACAGGCTGATTGTTAACCGTTCTTTGAATCAGAATGGTCGATATTTGAAGCCACAAGTTTTTGCGTTCTAACGATGGATTGGGCTTGTCTGCGACGAGGATAGCAGACTCGATCAGGCCATGCTTCAAGGCTAGCGAAACTGCACTTTCGTAATCTTCTAGCATGGAGTAGATGAAAATGGCGCTCTTAATTTTGTTGTACTCAAAACACAGTCGAAGTACAAAGTCTGCATCGAATAGCACCTCGTAACTTTTTTCACGGTTGAAAAGAGTCTTTGATCTGCTTTCGAGATAATTCAATACCAGCTTCTCATCATCCGACGGATAAGTCACCAACAGCGAGAGAAGTGTATTGTGCACGAGTTTGTCTTTGATTTGTTTCTCTTTAACAagaaaattcaaaaagCGGAGCGCTTGATTGTGTTTAGGAGCAATCCCGTGTCCTAGGGCTATGGACTTATTGTATGTCAATAAGGCTGGAAGCAACTTCCTGAAGTCCAAATCATCCACCAGACGCAGCCATAAGTCCACGGTTTTAGCCGGATAGTTGATAAGTAATGCTGTTGCACATTTGTAGATAAGTTCTGGTTTTTGTTCCTTGGACAAGATTTGCAGTGCTTTGTCCCACTGCTGTAAGTTCAGGTaatatttcaacaaaaatgaGTAATCTTCTTTCATCAAAGAAAATCGCACTAGCTCTTCTTTCCGGTTATGGGAAAGTAATATCTGATAAACCGTTTCTTTGTCGACCGAGTCCTGGTATTGTTTCAAAAACCCTTCAAGGTCAGGAGACTCTCCAgagttgattttcttcacaTAAAGCTCCACCATCCAGCTGGTCAGCATGACACGCTGCATGTACATTGATTTGGGTAGTTTGTTGAGCTTAGCTCCCAAATACACTAGCAGGCTTGGGCTTTTCATGAACTTTAGCACCACTTGCTCAAAGGACTCCGAGGTGTTTGCCAAAACTCTGGCTGCTTCGTCTGTATCTCCATTCTCGAGCAAATCGTAGCCCTTATTTATGAGCACAATATCGCGTTTGAGCTGGTCACTTCCGACTAATTGTAATGCACTATCATacatttttttctccatcatcacCTTCCAAACATCTGAGTGTTCTTCGTCTGCCACCAACTCGTGAATAGTCGAAGAGGAATATACCCAATAAGTTTGCATACGATAGTCAGCCGTCGTATCGGAGACATCAAAAATCAAGTGTTCTTGCGATACCTGCTTTCCATTTAGCTGGTTGAAAATTACCATCTCATTTCGAGAAGATGCAATCAAATGGTACTTGGTGAGAAGCAGACTTTTGTAATCGGCTGTCGAAATTTCGTATCGTTGAAGTTCGTTGCGAGTTTGAAAGGCCAAATCACCAATCACCAAACGTGAGCTGCCATCGTCTGTTTGTTCAATGAATGCAAATGTCGACTCATTAGCAGTGAACACGGAGATAACGCCAAAAGACAACAGTAAAGGGTTGTTATTTAGCAACGAGTCTCCAAGTGAACCTTGAAATCGCGCAAGTTTTCGCTCGCCCAGGTGAACAACAAGTGATACTATGTCCTTCTCGTCTTGTGTAGCGTACATGGCCGTTAATGTATCTTTTCCTCTCCATAGCTGCTTAAAGCTTCTCTCTTTGTTCTGCTCTATTCTGTACTCATTAATGATACCAGTGGTGGTTCCCACAAGGATTGGGCCCGTATTTTTCTTTGTGACATGTGAACTAAAAAACACAAATGAACAGACGGAGTTTCCCTTGAGTTTCGATAATGACTTAAACTGAACAGAGTGGATATTCAGGTAGAAGTATTCATTCTTAGTCGTTTGGACCACCAAATGGTAACCGTAGGGGTCCAAGTAAGCGTTCGCAACGGTTACGTTGTTGGAATCCACCTGTATCTTATCTACCTTCTCCGGGTTGTCTAGATATATCCGGTACACTAAACCATTTATGAGCACTAGATAAAGCACATTGCCTTTCACAAGAAGCTTTTGTATGGGCGATTGGATCTGGAACTGTAGTTGGACCTCTTCGAAATTAAACATCAGTCTTAGATCCTATTTATTGGCACATAACCAAAAGTTGACTTAAATACACTAAAAAATTATATTTACTTGTTTGATATAATGGCGATCAGTATACCAGTGAAATTACTGAATGAAGCTCAGGTAAGTACAAAGAAATTCAAGCATACAACTCTAACAACTAGGGACATGTTATTACAGTGGAGTTGACTTCGGGAGTCTCGTATAAAGGTAAATTAATTGAGTCCGAAGATACTATGAACGTTCAACTTAAAGACGCTACAATGACCAATACTAACGGATCCACCCAATACCAGCCACAGGTTTTCATTAGGGGGTCACAGATTAGATTTTTCGCTGTGCCTGAGATTCTGAAACACGCGCCTATGTTTGATCCCAACCACGTTAAaccaccagctccaatAAGAGGCccaaaaagaaaatgaaatTAGTCAAAGCCTTCTAGAGCTCCCAAAACTCGTTCCAAGCGCTCGCATCCCTGCTGGTAATGGTTTGGATTGAGC from Ogataea parapolymorpha DL-1 chromosome V, whole genome shotgun sequence includes:
- a CDS encoding Vacuolar membrane protein PEP3; amino-acid sequence: MFNFEEVQLQFQIQSPIQKLLVKGNVLYLVLINGLVYRIYLDNPEKVDKIQVDSNNVTVANAYLDPYGYHLVVQTTKNEYFYLNIHSVQFKSLSKLKGNSVCSFVFFSSHVTKKNTGPILVGTTTGIINEYRIEQNKERSFKQLWRGKDTLTAMYATQDEKDIVSLVVHLGERKLARFQGSLGDSLLNNNPLLLSFGVISVFTANESTFAFIEQTDDGSSRLVIGDLAFQTRNELQRYEISTADYKSLLLTKYHLIASSRNEMVIFNQLNGKQVSQEHLIFDVSDTTADYRMQTYWVYSSSTIHELVADEEHSDVWKVMMEKKMYDSALQLVGSDQLKRDIVLINKGYDLLENGDTDEAARVLANTSESFEQVVLKFMKSPSLLVYLGAKLNKLPKSMYMQRVMLTSWMVELYVKKINSGESPDLEGFLKQYQDSVDKETVYQILLSHNRKEELVRFSLMKEDYSFLLKYYLNLQQWDKALQILSKEQKPELIYKCATALLINYPAKTVDLWLRLVDDLDFRKLLPALLTYNKSIALGHGIAPKHNQALRFLNFLVKEKQIKDKLVHNTLLSLLVTYPSDDEKLVLNYLESRSKTLFNREKSYEVLFDADFVLRLCFEYNKIKSAIFIYSMLEDYESAVSLALKHGLIESAILVADKPNPSLERKNLWLQISTILIQRTVNNQPVALELGEGNKIRNLLSYLMKKCDLLTMKDLLPLFPDFVIIDDFKDEIVRSLESLSNDMENLSTEMTASLHQSEKISRKMEEFQQDRFQIIEPNESCGLCGKILVIRKFIVFPCLHSFHQDCLVREILESTDYKSKNAIYKLQKRLLAAKGNKPMMEELKQEIDQLLSAKCCLCSDIKINSIEEPLVKSADKEQSAWLL